A section of the Cololabis saira isolate AMF1-May2022 chromosome 6, fColSai1.1, whole genome shotgun sequence genome encodes:
- the LOC133446271 gene encoding uncharacterized protein LOC133446271 yields MLSMPDQLTHNEIVALLEDEFPKLRTLQGGWMFYKGSGGSGRRKLTIIPTDAEGYSTRLLKSASNNGKNILFVVPLQEKLSTEPLAYDSVEFSKMPQSKCIACGSQMPLQLLPLHVEGCDGSSAENESGTCMDEDSSVHENPVPSTMGINEILRICPICHVSYPAEIISFHASTCGERMNCAQQNVVASPPREEELPGPSVPQLSAASTWANEVDPQKACQLFREELLNRFSESPRLSLSLDMFDAEEEQDSAIIAFYKLKNIHWAAPFQCRLRGDAAVGDGVNRHVLSMAMQKLKTGFILI; encoded by the exons ATGTTAAGTATGCCAGACCAGCTGACACACAACGAG atTGTGGCTCTACTTGAAGATGAATTTCCAAAACTCAGGACCTTACAAGGAGGTTGGATGTTTTACAAGGGTTCAG gTGGTAGCGGACGTCGCAAGCTTACCATAATTCCAACTGACGCTGAGGGTTACTCCACCAGGCTTCTTAAATCGGCATCTAACAATGGGAAAAACATACTATTTGTTGTTCCACTACAGGAGAAGCTTTCTACAGAACCACTTGCCTATGATTCAGTAGAGTTTTCCAAGATGCCACAATCAAAATGCATTGCATGTGGTAGTCAAATGCCTTTGCAACTCTTGCCATTGCATGTGGAGGGATGTGATGGCTCATCAGCT GAGAATGAATCTGGGACATGTATGGATGAGGATTCTTCCGTTCATGAGAACCCAGTCCCATCTACCATGGGCATTAATGAAATCTTGAGG atttgcCCAATCTGTCATGTATCATACCCAGCTGAAATCATATCATTTCATGCAAGTACATGTGGTGAGAG AATGAATTGTGCTCAACAAAACGTTGTAGCCAGTCCCCCAAGGGAAGAAGAATTGCCAGGACCCTCAGTTCCACAATTGTCAGCAG CTTCAACCTGGGCCAATGAAGTTGACCCCCAAAAAGCATGCCAGTTATTCAGAGAAGAGTTACTGAACCGTTTCTCTGAAAGTCCACGCCTTTCTCTGTCACTCGACATGTTTGATGCAGAAGAAGAACAGGACAGTGCAATCATTGCATTTTATAAGCTAAAGAATATTCACTGGGCAGCACCCTTCCAGTGCAGGCTGAGAG GAGATGCAGCAGTGGGTGATGGTGTCAACAGACATGTTTTGTCAATGGCCATGCAGAAATTGAAGACTGGCTTCATACTCATTTAG
- the LOC133446301 gene encoding uncharacterized protein LOC133446301 isoform X2, with translation MAGHMIGHSFLHGGIGFSGLSLPVVTVLTGGSSETAASVLTLEDCPDIDHRQTIGLVLHRVKQQIKQIRKGLKETGIWPIISDRPDVHPLIFPRESSEKLNPQSLIQGITWPQPSCDSDEDEDDTVPLEKIALVTGYLRKFIEEATPDVLRDLTKFWVGWERPTGNMNVEVVTSTYPVALTCFMKLKLPSHYQSYTSFQQDLMMALTSIDSGFGLV, from the exons ATGGCAGGTCATATGATTGGTCATTCTTTCCTGCATGGTGGAATAGGCTTCTCAGGACTCAGTTTACCTGTGGTGACGGTATTGACTGGTGGGAGCAGTGAGACTGCAGCATCAGTTCTGACCCTGGAGGACTGTCCTGATATTGACCATCGTCAAACTATTGGTTTA GTACTCCACCGTGTTAAACAGCAAATTAAGCAAATCCGTAAAGGTCTGAAGGAAACAGGAATCTGGCCAATTATTTCAGATAGGCCAGATGTCCACCCCTTAATTTTTCCAAGGGAGTCAAGCGAGAAGCTCAACCCACAG TCTTTGATCCAGGGCATTACCTGGCCACAACCAAGCTGTGACAGCGACGAGGATGAGGATGACACTGTCCCACTAGAGAAAATCGCTCTAGTCACTGGATATCTTCGAAAATTCATAGAGGAAG CAACTCCAGATGTGCTGCGTGACCTGACCAAGTTTTGGGTTGGGTGGGAACGCCCAACTGGAAACATGAATGTGGAAGTTGTAACTTCTACCTATCCAGTGGCTCTCACTTGCTTCATGAAGTTGAAGCTCCCCAGCCACTACCAGAGCTATACAAGTTTTCAGCAGGACTTAATGATGGCCCTGACCTCCATAGATTCTGGCTTTGGACTTGTGTAG
- the LOC133446301 gene encoding uncharacterized protein LOC133446301 isoform X1, with amino-acid sequence MAGHMIGHSFLHGGIGFSGLSLPVVTVLTGGSSETAASVLTLEDCPDIDHRQTIGLLKNDELTAEENTKVTDLCLSWDFPFPTSTNRVWLFQELLSHAVLHRVKQQIKQIRKGLKETGIWPIISDRPDVHPLIFPRESSEKLNPQSLIQGITWPQPSCDSDEDEDDTVPLEKIALVTGYLRKFIEEATPDVLRDLTKFWVGWERPTGNMNVEVVTSTYPVALTCFMKLKLPSHYQSYTSFQQDLMMALTSIDSGFGLV; translated from the exons ATGGCAGGTCATATGATTGGTCATTCTTTCCTGCATGGTGGAATAGGCTTCTCAGGACTCAGTTTACCTGTGGTGACGGTATTGACTGGTGGGAGCAGTGAGACTGCAGCATCAGTTCTGACCCTGGAGGACTGTCCTGATATTGACCATCGTCAAACTATTGGTTTA CTGAAGAATGATGAACTTACTGCAGAAGAAAATACCAAAGTGACTGATCTTTGCCTGTCCTGGGATTTTCCATTTCCAACCTCCACCAATCGTGTTTGGCTTTTTCAGGAACTGCTTTCACatgct GTACTCCACCGTGTTAAACAGCAAATTAAGCAAATCCGTAAAGGTCTGAAGGAAACAGGAATCTGGCCAATTATTTCAGATAGGCCAGATGTCCACCCCTTAATTTTTCCAAGGGAGTCAAGCGAGAAGCTCAACCCACAG TCTTTGATCCAGGGCATTACCTGGCCACAACCAAGCTGTGACAGCGACGAGGATGAGGATGACACTGTCCCACTAGAGAAAATCGCTCTAGTCACTGGATATCTTCGAAAATTCATAGAGGAAG CAACTCCAGATGTGCTGCGTGACCTGACCAAGTTTTGGGTTGGGTGGGAACGCCCAACTGGAAACATGAATGTGGAAGTTGTAACTTCTACCTATCCAGTGGCTCTCACTTGCTTCATGAAGTTGAAGCTCCCCAGCCACTACCAGAGCTATACAAGTTTTCAGCAGGACTTAATGATGGCCCTGACCTCCATAGATTCTGGCTTTGGACTTGTGTAG